The Thiomonas sp. FB-Cd genome includes a window with the following:
- a CDS encoding YXWGXW repeat-containing protein, with amino-acid sequence MNKTRISSLIATAALAINLTGCVVAPGPPYVAAPAPYPYYAESTLPPPAPRAEIVGVAPYPGYFWIAGYWGWASGRYLWHPGYWEAPRQGYRWVPHQWAQHGGAWRAQPGHWERRH; translated from the coding sequence ATGAACAAAACGCGCATCAGCTCGCTGATTGCCACTGCTGCGTTGGCAATCAACCTGACCGGCTGTGTCGTTGCCCCGGGGCCACCGTACGTGGCAGCTCCGGCCCCCTACCCCTACTACGCGGAAAGCACCTTGCCGCCTCCGGCACCACGGGCAGAAATCGTGGGTGTGGCACCTTATCCCGGCTATTTTTGGATTGCCGGCTATTGGGGCTGGGCCAGCGGTCGATACCTCTGGCATCCCGGCTATTGGGAAGCGCCACGTCAAGGGTACCGTTGGGTGCCGCATCAATGGGCGCAGCACGGCGGAGCCTGGCGGGCCCAACCGGGTCACTGGGAACGCCGCCATTAG
- a CDS encoding LysR family transcriptional regulator → MAMNPSRFDLASLRLFVFAADAGSLTAGAERYGISLAAASKRIAELEARVGSALLLRSKQGVTPTPAGHTLKRHAIELVARLEQMAVAMADFQRGAHGHLRLWANTSAFAGFLPEVLAAYSTAYPHIKLDLEDMLSDVTARAVATGVVELGIMGENTPAEDLETLVCDVDDLVLLIHPGHTLAGKGTVSFAHAIEYDFVALGRTTSLTRQIHAAAEAAGRSLKVRVQVRSFDAMSRMVATGLGIAILPSAGALPHASALGLEILHLEGPWTKRRLLLAMRDRQSLSGPARAFVTLVENRMAAHAAN, encoded by the coding sequence ATGGCCATGAACCCGAGCCGTTTCGATCTGGCGTCCTTGCGCCTGTTCGTGTTCGCGGCCGATGCGGGAAGCCTGACAGCAGGCGCCGAGCGCTATGGGATCTCGCTGGCCGCAGCCAGCAAGCGCATTGCAGAGCTCGAAGCACGCGTTGGCAGTGCGCTCCTGCTGCGAAGCAAGCAAGGCGTGACACCCACCCCTGCGGGGCATACGCTAAAAAGGCACGCGATTGAACTCGTGGCCCGGCTCGAGCAAATGGCCGTGGCGATGGCCGATTTCCAGCGTGGAGCCCATGGACACCTGCGTCTGTGGGCCAACACCTCGGCATTTGCGGGATTCCTTCCGGAGGTGCTTGCGGCCTACTCAACCGCTTATCCCCACATCAAACTCGACCTGGAAGACATGTTGAGCGACGTCACGGCGCGAGCCGTCGCAACCGGAGTCGTTGAGCTTGGAATCATGGGGGAAAACACGCCTGCCGAAGATTTGGAAACGCTGGTGTGCGACGTTGATGATCTCGTGCTGTTGATCCATCCCGGCCATACGCTGGCGGGCAAAGGAACAGTGTCGTTTGCGCATGCAATCGAGTATGACTTTGTGGCGCTCGGCAGAACGACGTCCCTGACACGACAGATCCATGCCGCCGCAGAGGCCGCCGGCCGTAGCCTGAAGGTGCGCGTGCAGGTGCGCAGCTTCGATGCCATGTCGCGCATGGTGGCCACGGGACTTGGGATTGCCATTCTTCCAAGCGCAGGTGCGCTACCGCATGCCTCAGCACTTGGCCTCGAGATCCTTCATCTGGAAGGTCCATGGACCAAGCGTCGCCTCCTGCTTGCCATGCGCGACCGCCAGTCGCTTTCCGGGCCGGCCAGAGCGTTCGTCACTCTTGTTGAGAATCGCATGGCGGCGCATGCCGCAAACTGA